The following coding sequences lie in one Arthrobacter sp. SLBN-122 genomic window:
- the murC gene encoding UDP-N-acetylmuramate--L-alanine ligase encodes MSPENTPSLESLGKVHFIGIGGVGMSAVARIMVARGVPVSGSDAKDLPVMADLAAAGARIAVGYSAGNLADAQTVVAGSAIREDNPELAAARAAGLPVLHRSQALAATMGGDTVVTVAGTHGKSTTTSMVTVLLRAAGLDPSFAVGANIPALGVNAAHGTSGIFVAEADESDGSFLNYRPRIAVVTNVEPDHLDYYGTAEAVYESFDRFTALLPADGLLVACGDDAGALALAERTRARGNTRVVLYGTSDAADIRLDDDGRGQVAISADGARFPLSLQVPGRHNALNAAAAFAVALELGVDAAAAADGLAHFSGASRRFELKGGARGVRVFDDYAHHPTEVRAALTAARSVAGGHKVHVLFQPHLFSRTREFAAQFADALNLADTALVLDIYPAREDPIPGVTSQLIADHLKEGGRLVSADDAVGTLAGAATDGDVVLTVGAGDVTAYGPRIVEALSA; translated from the coding sequence ATGAGCCCCGAGAACACTCCCAGCCTGGAATCGCTTGGAAAGGTGCACTTCATCGGCATCGGGGGAGTAGGCATGTCCGCGGTGGCCCGCATCATGGTGGCCCGCGGAGTCCCGGTCAGCGGATCCGACGCCAAGGACCTGCCCGTCATGGCGGACCTTGCCGCGGCAGGTGCTCGCATTGCCGTCGGCTACTCCGCGGGCAACCTGGCGGACGCGCAGACTGTGGTTGCAGGCTCAGCCATCCGGGAGGACAACCCCGAACTGGCGGCGGCACGCGCGGCCGGGCTGCCCGTGCTGCACCGGTCCCAGGCCCTGGCCGCCACCATGGGCGGTGACACAGTGGTGACGGTCGCCGGAACGCATGGCAAGTCCACCACCACGTCGATGGTCACCGTGCTGCTCCGGGCGGCGGGCCTGGATCCGTCCTTTGCCGTCGGCGCCAACATTCCTGCGCTTGGCGTAAACGCCGCGCACGGGACGTCCGGCATCTTCGTTGCCGAGGCTGACGAATCAGACGGGTCCTTCCTGAACTACCGGCCCCGCATCGCCGTCGTCACCAATGTTGAGCCTGACCACCTCGATTACTACGGCACCGCTGAAGCCGTCTACGAGTCCTTCGACCGCTTCACTGCCCTGCTGCCGGCGGACGGCCTCCTGGTGGCCTGCGGTGACGACGCCGGCGCGCTGGCCCTGGCGGAACGGACCAGGGCGCGGGGCAACACGCGGGTGGTCCTGTACGGCACCAGTGACGCGGCAGACATCAGGCTTGACGACGACGGCAGGGGACAGGTTGCCATATCGGCAGACGGTGCCCGGTTCCCTTTGTCGCTGCAGGTGCCCGGACGGCACAACGCCCTTAACGCGGCGGCCGCCTTTGCCGTGGCCCTCGAGCTCGGTGTGGACGCGGCCGCCGCTGCCGACGGCCTGGCCCATTTTTCCGGCGCATCCCGCCGCTTTGAACTGAAAGGCGGAGCAAGGGGGGTGCGCGTGTTCGACGACTACGCCCACCACCCCACGGAAGTCCGGGCCGCCCTCACCGCTGCCCGGTCGGTGGCAGGCGGCCACAAGGTCCATGTCCTGTTCCAGCCGCATCTGTTTTCGCGTACCCGTGAGTTTGCCGCGCAGTTCGCCGATGCCCTCAACCTGGCCGATACCGCCCTGGTCCTGGACATCTACCCCGCCAGGGAGGACCCGATCCCCGGTGTCACGAGCCAGCTCATCGCCGACCACCTGAAGGAGGGCGGACGGCTCGTCTCCGCCGACGACGCAGTTGGCACCCTGGCCGGAGCCGCCACGGACGGGGACGTTGTCCTCACGGTGGGCGCCGGTGACGTCACAGCCTACGGTCCCAGGATTGTGGAGGCACTGAGTGCCTAG